The Phoenix dactylifera cultivar Barhee BC4 chromosome 9, palm_55x_up_171113_PBpolish2nd_filt_p, whole genome shotgun sequence genome window below encodes:
- the LOC103701886 gene encoding transcription factor MYB93-like, whose amino-acid sequence MGRSPCCDEIGLKKGPWTPEEDQKLIQYIQKHGHGSWRALPKLAGLQRCGKSCRLRWTNYLRPDIKRGKFSSEEEQTILHLHSILGNKWSAIATHLPGRTDNEIKNFWNTHLKKKLIRVGIDPMTHRPRTDLFATLPQLMALASLGGLMDCRSLDDQLRAEAARLANLQCLQYFLQSSAAISNSSNGNTLTGEMDAMNLSNQLPLNAVVSNPSHNPFTVVNAQTRLHHLSEFSCSLEQPLGSDAREGSTFMDFSQGESKGLATPVVSPPPPPPPSTLPPLAVASMGSGDACSSSSHGGSVTTTFWPDLLFDEPLMSEFA is encoded by the exons ATGGGAAGATCCCCCTGTTGTGATGAGATCGGCCTCAAGAAGGGCCCCTGGACTCCTGAAGAAGACCAGAAGCTCATCCAATACATCCAAAAGCATGGCCACGGCAGCTGGAGGGCCCTGCCGAAACTTGCTG GACTCCAGAGATGTGGCAAGAGCTGCAGACTTCGATGGACAAACTACTTGAGGCCAGACATCAAGAGAGGGAAGTTCTCCTCTGAGGAAGAGCAGACCATTCTCCATCTCCACTCCATCCTTGGCAACAA GTGGTCAGCAATCGCAACGCACCTCCCAGGCCGAACGGACAACGAGATTAAGAACTTCTGGAACACCCATCTAAAGAAGAAGTTGATCCGTGTGGGCATCGACCCAATGACACACCGGCCAAGGACCGACCTTTTCGCCACCCTGCCCCAACTCATGGCCCTTGCAAGCCTTGGAGGTCTCATGGACTGCCGCTCGTTGGATGACCAGTTACGTGCGGAAGCTGCTAGGTTGGCCAACCTCCAGTGCCTTCAGTACTTTCTCCAGTCTTCAGCTGCGATCAGTAATAGTTCCAATGGCAACACTCTTACTGGGGAAATGGATGCTATGAACTTATCGAACCAGCTGCCTCTTAATGCCGTCGTTTCAAATCCTTCCCATAACCCCTTCACAGTAGTTAATGCTCAAACTCGACTTCACCACTTGTCAGAGTTTTCATGCAGtttggagcagcctttgggcaGTGATGCCAGAGAGGGTTCCACATTTATGGACTTTAGCCAGGGAGAGAGCAAAGGCCTTGCAACCCCAGTggtatctcctcctcctcctcctcctccttcgacTCTTCCTCCTCTAGCTGTTGCCTCGATGGGCAGCGGAGATGCCTGTAGCTCTTCTAGCCATGGCGGGAGCGTCACTACTACATTCTGGCCCGATCTCTTATTTGATGAGCCCCTGATGTCCGAGTTTGCTTGA